The following proteins are co-located in the Bordetella bronchialis genome:
- a CDS encoding isocitrate/isopropylmalate dehydrogenase family protein, whose amino-acid sequence MKIVVLPGDGIGPETMAVAVDMLQAVDRRFGLGLQLEHDIAGHESLKRHGATVTPALLEKVRAADGLMLGPMSTYDFKDEAKGEINPSMFFRKKLDLYANIRPARTYKGIPVRLGEFDLVVVRENTEGFYADRNIESGASEMLITPDVVVSLRRITRLCCERIARSAFELAMTRKKHVTIVHKANVLKIGDGMFIGECHKVAREFPEVRVDDVIVDAMMAHVVRAPDRYDVVVTTNMFGDILSDLTAEMSGSLGLGGSLNAGRDHAMGQAAHGSAPDIAGQNIANPASQVLSAAMLLNWYGQRKGKQAFVQAAAAIDKALEEAVAARECTKDVGGTLGTREAGAAWVKRLAA is encoded by the coding sequence ATGAAAATCGTAGTGCTGCCCGGTGACGGGATCGGTCCGGAAACCATGGCCGTGGCCGTCGACATGCTGCAGGCCGTCGACCGGCGCTTCGGCCTGGGCTTGCAACTGGAGCACGACATCGCCGGCCACGAAAGCCTGAAGCGCCATGGCGCCACGGTGACGCCCGCGCTGCTGGAGAAAGTGCGCGCCGCCGATGGCCTGATGCTGGGTCCCATGTCGACGTACGACTTCAAGGACGAAGCGAAGGGCGAAATCAACCCCTCGATGTTCTTCCGCAAGAAGCTGGACCTGTACGCCAATATCCGGCCCGCGCGCACATACAAGGGCATTCCCGTCCGCCTGGGCGAGTTCGACCTGGTGGTGGTGCGCGAAAACACCGAAGGCTTCTACGCGGACCGCAATATCGAGTCGGGCGCCAGCGAAATGCTGATCACGCCGGACGTGGTGGTGTCGCTGCGCCGTATTACGCGGCTGTGCTGCGAGCGCATCGCGCGTTCGGCCTTCGAGCTGGCCATGACGCGCAAGAAGCACGTCACCATCGTGCACAAGGCGAATGTGCTGAAAATCGGCGATGGCATGTTCATCGGCGAATGCCACAAGGTCGCCAGGGAATTCCCGGAAGTGCGGGTCGACGACGTCATCGTGGACGCCATGATGGCGCACGTGGTGCGCGCGCCCGACCGCTACGACGTGGTGGTGACCACCAATATGTTCGGCGACATCCTCTCGGACCTGACGGCGGAAATGTCGGGCAGCCTGGGCCTGGGCGGCTCGTTGAACGCCGGCCGCGATCATGCGATGGGCCAGGCGGCGCACGGCTCCGCGCCCGATATCGCGGGCCAGAACATCGCCAACCCTGCCTCGCAGGTGCTGTCGGCCGCGATGCTGCTGAACTGGTACGGCCAGCGCAAGGGCAAGCAGGCCTTCGTGCAGGCCGCCGCCGCGATCGACAAGGCCCTGGAAGAGGCCGTCGCCGCACGCGAATGCACCAAGGATGTCGGCGGCACGCTGGGCACGCGTGAAGCCGGGGCGGCATGGGTGAAGCGGCTGGCCGCTTAA